CAATGGTGCATAATATCAGAGAAAAGCCTATCCTATTTTACAGGAATTCCTTTCTCATCAGTAGGCAAACCGAAACTCAAATTCAACCACTCTTTCAGTTCCGCATCAGGTACTCAGAAGGTGGTGATTATTTATACCAAGATGATTGCCCCACTATGCTTATATAAAGATAATATCTCAGAAGATGAGAGGTCCCTAATTGGCAAGGTGGCCTCATTCAGAGGAGAGAAAAAGTTTGCACTGGTGTTAATGCGGTCTCTTTAAACAATCTTTCATCTCTGTTTGGAAGAAGCACTTGTTCATTAATTATGTACTGGTGTTATTGCTGCCAATAACTACCAAAAATTCATAGTTTATAGTCAATGGTCTTTCCATCTAATGCACTGCCCACAATGCCAGCCATTCATGGTGGGTGTAAATATGGACGGTCCAGTTTGAGTTTTATTCAAGATCTGAAGCCAAATCCGGCCAAACTCCAAGTTGGGTTGCGATTTTTTTATTCGaacttttcctctttttcttcccattgaactcaaaatttaattgaatttcatGGGTTTAAGTTGTTGCACTTTCACTAACACAACACTTTTTCTGCCAAGtcctcaaaattcaaaaggCTTCAAGCAATAATACCAATGGGTAAATTCCACCAGAAGATAGATATGACTGCACTTTTGAGATTAATTATGAGGCATATATGTGAAGAACAAACAAGCATAGGTAACAAACCACATCAGTGAAGATTGGAAATCAAAGTTGGTCTTCTGGAGAATCCTTATGatgtataatatataatacTCTTTTTAGAAGTTGAGGTAAATTATGAGGCATATATGTGAAGAACAGACAAGTACAGGTAACAAGCCGTATCAGTGAAGATTGGAAAACAAAGTTGGACTTCTGGAGAATCCTGTTGATGAAATATATAATACTCTTTTTAGAAGCTGAGGAATGAGTGGAGAACAGAGTGAAAAGTGAAGAACAATAGTTGTTTCAGAATCTATTATGGTTTTAGAATTTAACCGAGGAGAGGAGCACACTTTGAAAGTGAAACACAGTGGTTATTCCCAAAGAAATGCCTGATCAGTGGTCCACAAAAAGTGAAATCTATACTCTGACCATCTAATTCTGGTTTGCTCCCACTAAATATTCTTTAAGATTGTTTAATTCTACTTTTTTTGCAGTTACATCACTGAAGTGGTTCAAATAATTTACCATTGTGCTAATAGATCAGTTGCAGGACAGAGCTTAGATATCTGTTTGGTGGAGTGGAGCCCATCTCAGTATCAAATCCAGAATTTTAATGGTTGGCTGCCATTTTCCATTTGAAAGGTGTTTACTCAGCTGCAGTTGTGCTCCTTTCTTGTTGACTGAGTGCCTTATTCTTATTACTATTGGTTATGATATTGAGAATGGTCTACTATTGCTTACTAATCAATCTGCAAGTGTTTGCTATGATATTCTTATCATATAATAGGACACAAATTTATCATGCTTCAACTGTTTACTAGCTAGCGATTTGTCGAATAATGTAACATCATAAGGCACAATAGAATGCCTTTCGGTGCTTCCACTCCATCCACTGGGAGTGAAAAGAAGATTTTCATGGGCAAAATTCATGGTGGGATAGCCCAAAATACAATCATACTGGAGCTGAAACAGAGATAGTGAAATAGATAAGGTGTATGATCCCCTTACCTGGGCTTCTCAAAGAAAACCAGTGACTCTTATTTCTGCATTATTGGCTTTTCTCCTCACCTCCTCTAATGGGTAGTCCCAATTCCTCATCCACAGCCACAATGATGCAATGTAGGGTCAAACAACTCTGTAAGCTTTTAGTTTCTATGCATTTTTTTTGGTCAGGTCCCCTGCCAGTTGGCCCATGATTTTCCACAGAACATGGGCAGACATTTCTGTCTTGCTCATGATATCCTTAGAACCTTCACCTATGGTGTGGTACTTCAGAAATAAACTTGCTTTTTGGACAGACCAGGTTGAATTTCATGCAACCACTTCAGAATTACTGTCCCTACTTCTTTAGTAGCACCATAGATTTTCTTGGTTTGTGCATCTTCAAAAATGAGATTCTATATTGGAATCAAACAAAGTATGTTGAGGAACAAGTACTCTTTCAATGCCCCAAAAAGACACATTGGAATCATTTCAAATGGAATCATTTCAAACCAGTTTAAAATACAATAGACTTATTCGAATTCCATGACACATTAAAAGgcttcatttattaattatgcCAACTTTATGCTAACTAGACTGGTTTGAACTCGGTCGCTAATGGGACCACTCAATCCGTGGAAACTTTTTTGCCTGTTTTAGTATGCCAATCTATGTTGAATTGGATTCAGAACTGAATATGCCCCATTGCTGTACCTTCTCAGGGAAGAGTCATTTTTCTCCACCAGAAAATTTACCATTtcccagaaaaagaaaaccaaaaaagaggGAAATTTTCCTAAGTGTATCCAccaccaccaaaaaaaaaaaaaggctcaatCATTCTTCTCGTTTTTTGTTGCTCTTATCATGATTGAGGCTTATCACTAAGTCCATTCATGGAGAATGTCAACTTCTATACTGTTTGAGATGGAACCAACCCCCACGTAAGGCTCATAACTGGTGACCCCAGAGTGCAGGAAGGTCCATTTGGATCGGAAGTGATTCAAATGAGGTTGAAATAGAATTATTGTTCAACGATCCCAGAGAGAgaatttaaaagagaaaaaaaagggaaaatctaATGGTCATGATATGATTATGATATCTACATGCATGCCAACAAAGTAGATTAAGTTGGATAATTATAACCACATAATTAGCAGTGGTTCCCTGGAAAACTCAATGGATAGTTGATAGATTCACATTCTTAGCCTAAAAACCCAGCAAAAATTATCCACCATCCATTTCCATAATAGCATAGAAACCATTAATTCCTTCTTTACTCATGTAAGCTCATAGCTTTTTAGATCATTTGTTTTTAAAGCAATCAACAACCAGGAACATACCatcttataaaaagaaaagcaacaaaaaaggaaacaaaagctTGAAGAGAGGATTAGTGGTTGGGAGTGGAGGGTTTGTGGAGTGATGATGAATGATCGTCTTGGTTCAACGTCTCTTCTTGCTTCTGCTTCCACTTGTCTACCTCCTTGAGTAACAATCCCTTGCTTTCCTCCTCTCCATTGACACTTCTTCCCTTCTTGCCAACATGCTTTCTTTTCTTGGGTTTGTACCCCAGATTAAAACAcatctctcttctttctctgaTGGGGAAATGGGGAAGAGAAATTTCTTGTGATCTCTTGAGTGGTTTACGGCATTCAGTTCCTTCTTTTTTACCTAAGCTTTGGTTGTTTTTGGGTGTTGGCGATGAATACAAGAAAATGTTCAATTATTCTTAAGAAAAGGAAGTTAATTCACTACAATACAAAGGTGGGCATCAACGATTTTATGCATCAATTTCAGGATCTCTATGTTGAATTTTGGGTTGATGACTTAGttgattctttttttcctttttgttattttttttttctccaaatagtTTTGATGTATGGGTGGCAATTGGGGTGCTTTGAGATCAACCCCAACTCAGcctaaattgaaaaattatacaGACTGAGTCTAGCTCAGAGCACTGTACCCAGTTATTGGGTCGGACCATCCAGGCCCAATTTATTTGCCCAAACACCGTAATCCTATAATTAGGGATGACTGTAGGCGGATATTTTGTGAACCCTCTCCACCTTGTGTGACCCTAATAAAACAGGTTTGGGAAGGTGTACTCAAAAGTTTGGTCgagtttgagattttattttaaattagggaggaatttgaaattttattattgctatatttggttctcgaaaagtttaagggaaaatgaaaggaaaagaaaataaagaggaaaagtaaaaagaaaaaaaacgtggagaaaaataaaaaatagatttaaaataaataaattatttttatatcctattttaaaatttttatttatttatttaactcttctatataaagattaaataatttaaaaatatataaatcccttaataattttaattatatttaattttctttcatattttttataagaaaaccaaatatgaaaaaataattttcttcaacattttttttcttttcttaatatttgtcggaaccaaacatagtataaatatttctcttatttttaaattaataaaaaaaagcaaatgaaaaaaaaaagagaagaataaatgagattttattCTACattgtatcttttttttttctctcctttccTCTTCTGCAGGCCCTCCTGGCAAGTCCCTGGAGCTGATCTTCCCACACTTTCTTGTTGAAACTCAGCCTCCTCTCCTCCCCACAAACTGATCCAACTAGACCCATCTCAAAATCATACATGTTTCGCAAAATCGGATCCGAAAGCATCTCATAAGCCTTCCTGACCTCCATGAACCTTCTGGTGGACTCTTGCTTTGTGGTGGGATCAAGACAAACATCAGGGTGGCACTGAAGAGCCATTCTCCTGTATGCCTTCTTTATCTCATCAACCCCCACATCACTTCTAATACATAGGATCCTTCATACAAGTTCATGTTATTGCTCTTCCCTTCTTGCATTGCCCATGCAACTGTTCTAACCCTAAACCCCTTTCCCTTGGACCCTGTTTGGTGAAGCCATGGCCCCACTTTTCCTATGCTTGAATGCATTTGCAGCGAAATCACCATCACTGAGAGAGAGACCTGCAGGGAAGAGTTGAATTCTGGTGCAACATATATACTCACATCtatacctttctttttttttttattatttgatatattttttttctaaggttTTAGGAAGAACAAGATTGAACACACTTTTGGAATATGTGAAGTAATCGTCCTAGTGTCTTGTTGGTCTCTCACTGTTGTTGTTTCTGTTGTCTGCATGTGAGCCTGTCGACCACCATGTCTCATTTCTAATATTGGCTTCATAAGTGGATTACATTAATAATAAGGTTTCGGATGCCTAGAACAATAATATTGCAGAAAAGGAGGTTTCTGTTTGTCCCATGTGGTTCTttcaattaatttgataaatatttggaCAGATTTTTGTACAGATTTGGCCTGTTTGTTTGTGATGGCCGGCCATACCTTAATGCGATAATGATAATTAATACTTGTGATCTTGTTTGATTAAGAAAGCATGGTATTGCTtgttaaaattaagaaattgtgtcactattttttaaacatgatctaaagtaATCAAgttttaactaatttatttaGGTAATTAAATGACATACTTCCTTgcataaaaactattttctctaaataaaattaatcaataattaGCCTATATCTGAAATTAGTGGTGGGCCAGCCCAGATTAAGCATAGAGTCTCTCTCTGATACTTGGGCCTGGGGATAGTCACCACTCACCTGTTTATGCTAACCAAATGGGCTGGCAAAGCCCAACTAGTTTTTGTCTGTGATGCACATGAGTCCAAAATGATTAGAAATCATTGAAGGTTTCCACCCTAAAATGACAATATCCAACTCGTGTTTTTCAAACCCAGTACATGTAACATGAGATGCTTACATTATATTAGACCTCTTACCATtcctttgaaaaataaaaaataacaatttataggttatgaaaagagaaaaaaaattcccttaattttgaattttgtctcaaaaattaatttaaaaagtatatatattttttttgtttatcatgTTCCCTTGATCTTTTTATATGTTGCATGTTCTTTTACTTTGAAACCCAATggattttaaaacattaaactTTAGGAAATAGTCCTGAAGATTCAAATAAAGTAATGGGGTTTTGGCCTTTATGCAGATTCACCAAAAACTACAACCCAGTCCCAGAAGAAcatttcatttcctttccaCTGATGCTTGACTTGTAATTGAAAGTTAAAGAGAGGCTACATAGAGTAAGAATGCATTCTTCAGATTTTCTGTTCAAAGTGTCAACTTCAAAAAacattacaagtgatttttgaattttttaagtgtttttaaattttgtcataCACtcagatttttcttcaaaattacttttgatGTTAGAAGTACTTTTTAGAAGCACTATCAACCGGACACTAACCAAGAGGAATTGTTTTTCAACTTTATAACAATTTGATTTGTTCAACATCTTAGCTGCAATACCAGGCTTGTGCCTCCTGGTATTGAATTTTGTATATGAATGCCTTTTTGAGGACTTGCTCAGAGGACACTGCACAGATACTGATGTTGACTGCCATAGGTTTTTTGCTAGTACAGATGGAAAGAGATGGAgtattcattttaatttctctACACGTTAATTTCGGTTTTTTGGGACTCTTTTAGGGCACACTACAATGTTAAGAAATGGGACTCTGACCACTGCCTCATGATCAATCAGGACTATCTGCTTTCCCATTAGGAAATTTCGTGGgcattttcctttcaactactaGGCTTCATGACcgtgaaaagaaaagagaagaaaaagaaagcagcCTCAGTGGAAGAGAACTCACTCAAACATGGATCACATGGTACTTCTAAAGCTTCAGCTCCATTATGATACAGGCCAAAGCATGGAAAAGAAGGTGGAAAGGGTTGGTTATGTAGTTTATTTTCATGGTTATTTAGAACCATGGGGTCAAACAACATTTTCTTGAGAAGGGAAAGTTGAAATTAAGGCCTCAACTTTGAGCATCAAGGGCTAATGTCATGCCTCTAATAAAGAGTGGCTCTAGACTTTAGGGTAGTTCTGGTTCCAATTAATGCCTCTTCTTTTGGCTAGTATTCATGGACCATGCCCTCAACCCCTAGCAGGATCAAACAATTCTGGCTAAAATGTACCGCCCCAGGTTTTAGACTCAAATCACCGTTAGAGTATTTCATCATCTATAAGCATAATCTTAGCAGTAAGACTAGATATGGAGATGAATATATACCAATTAGCAGGTGGGCTAGGACTCACCTCTTTTACTGAAAATTTTCAGGAAAGCTGGAAGAAATTAAAGTGCTAAAAATATTTGAGATGTTTCTGGGAACATCTACAAGAATGAATTCTTGCAGCAGCCCATTTCCACTGTCAAGTACTGTGGATCAGAATAGTCCATACATCTCATTCAACTTCTGGGGAAAAAGCAGCAAGTCCCATCAACTTCTCACAGAAAGCAAGTTCCATTCTACTTCtcacaaaaaagaaagagaattcTGCTTTTGCTCGACATTTAATAACAAGAAGCATCACTGTGAAAGCAGTTCCATTCTAAAACGATGTAAACCAAACTTCCTTGTGGAATTAAACATGTATGCTTCGATTTAAACATGAAAGCAGCCCGCCATCATCGACACTTGACACTGAATTTTCCTAAGTCACATCAAGGAAATCTGGGTATAAGGGAAATCTGGACTCAAGAACTTGTCTTGAAtcactaaaagaaaaaaatatcaggGTTAATTAGATTACAGTTACTACAAATTCTACCAAAGATTCATAGCTAGCTCCCAGTAAATTTTGGATGCAGAAGCAAAGACCAACGAGTGGCAAGTCTTCAAAGAGCCCTACAATAATTGAGTTCACAAACTTCAAAATGTGTTTCACAAGTTCACAATCAGCAAGTGATTTTGAATCACTAGTCACTACCCACATGAGTCATGTGTTGCCCCAGATCCGGAAAACATAATCCAGAACACCAGAAGCATCC
Above is a genomic segment from Vitis riparia cultivar Riparia Gloire de Montpellier isolate 1030 chromosome 7, EGFV_Vit.rip_1.0, whole genome shotgun sequence containing:
- the LOC117919414 gene encoding chaperone protein dnaJ 20, chloroplastic-like encodes the protein MVCGDVKSMEVSGHPPPECSRKPAAAAISDVGVDEIKKAYRRMALQCHPDVCLDPTTKQESTRRFMEVRKAYEMLSDPILRNMYDFEMGLVGSVCGEERRLSFNKKVWEDQLQGLARRACRRGKERKKKDTM